From one Planococcus citri chromosome 3, ihPlaCitr1.1, whole genome shotgun sequence genomic stretch:
- the swi2 gene encoding protein singed wings 2 isoform X1: MFGLDGYAGIFKRPTLILHSSTAMILLKNTLFWCCVVLCFTGGKSHDACLPFELKNSCHTKENQSAIVCMGGLPEHFYQTSDFIKMASLHCWPNESFDPYDVLPFFPKIEKFTLSRSETTTILKDFPPSSTLKELNITFTSIEFLEVSVFLKLNSLEVLDLRHNKLRIFNPSFTADIRSMEAIYLAGNPYSCGDNFSWITFENSTFNKLVKDVDEMICGTHRFNGKPLKRVMEIVETLKSECRIKVPANCTCVLDHVIRVSRHNLRPMIIVNCTHQQMTTLPSQLPNSTTTLIMRGNMISNLSEFITNESYSKLLNVYLDYNNISSINTLFVSSWLTTFRALSLKGNHLSEMPLFALENIFEKNRNVGKFLLSENPWRCDCEFTPLFKNFLVTYRSIIKDAGNVKCAAESGDKNSLVSIISLHRKNLCSEKMSHLSFMNFLSICFSILLFILLTDFARNYYMYKKYSKLPWIAKKLPF; this comes from the exons ATGTTTGGACTTGACGGTTATGCAGGTATTTTCAAACG GCCGACACTTATTTTACATTCTTCAACAGCgatgattttattaaaaaacac ATTATTTTGGTGCTGTGTGGTTTTGTGTTTTACCGGTGGGAAAAGCCATGATGCCTGTTTACCTTTTGAACTGAAGAATTCATGCCACACGAAGGAAAACCAGTCTGCTATAGTATGCATGGGAGGATTGCCAGAACATTTTTACCAAACAAG tgattttataaaaatggcaTCTTTGCATTGTTGGCCCAACGAATCTTTCGATCCATATGACGTTctcccattttttccaaaaatcgagaaattcaCTTTATCCAGAAGTGAAACTACAACAATATTGAAGGATTTCCCCCCTTCATCAACACTAAAG GAATTAAATATCACATTTACATCTATTGAATTCTTGGAAGTCTCGgtgtttttaaaacttaattccTTAGAAGTGTTGGATTTGAGACATAATAAATTGAGAATATTTAATCCGAGTTTTACAGCTGATATACGCAGTATGGAGGCTATTTATCTCGCTG GAAATCCTTATTCTTGCGGAGATAATTTCTCGTGGATAACATTCGAAAACAGTACATTTAATAAATTAGTAAAAGATGTCGATGAAATGATCTGCGGAACACATCGATTCAATGGGAAACCTCTAAAACGAGTAATGGAGATTGTGgag ACTCTGAAGAGTGAATGCCGTATAAAAGTACCAGCCAACTGCACGTGCGTTTTGGATCATGTAATTCGAGTTTCTAGACATAATTTGAGACCAATGATCATAGTCAACTGTACACATCAACAAATGACGACACTACCTAGTCAATTACCAAATTCTACTACAACTTTAATAATGCGTGGAAATATG atttctaaTCTTAGCGAATTTATTACGAATGAGAGCTATTCTAAACTTTTGAACGTGTATTTGGACTATAACAATATTTCATCCATAAATACACTGTTTGTGTCTTCTTGGTTGACCACCTTTCGTGCTCTCAGTTTGAAAGGAAATCATTTATCAGAG ATGCCTTTATTTGcgttagaaaatatttttgaaaagaatcgtAACGTTGGTAAATTCTTGTTGAGCGAGAATCCGTGGAGATGTGATTGCGAGTTTACTCCATTATTTAAA aattttttggtcacataCAGATCAATCATTAAAGATGCAGGGAATGTGAAATGCGCAGCTGAAAGTGGCGACAAAAATTCGTTGGTTTCG ATAATTTCTCTTCATCGTAAGAACCTCTGCAGTGAAAAAATGTCCCATTTATCGTTCATGAATTTCCTGAGCATATGTTTCAGTATTCTACTTTTCATATTGTTGACTGATTTCGCCCGTAATTATTACATGTATAAAAAATACAGTAAATTACCCTGGATTgctaaaaaattacctttttaa
- the swi2 gene encoding protein singed wings 2 isoform X2, translated as MFGLDGYAGIFKRPTLILHSSTAMILLKNTLFWCCVVLCFTGGKSHDACLPFELKNSCHTKENQSAIVCMGGLPEHFYQTSDFIKMASLHCWPNESFDPYDVLPFFPKIEKFTLSRSETTTILKDFPPSSTLKVGNPYSCGDNFSWITFENSTFNKLVKDVDEMICGTHRFNGKPLKRVMEIVETLKSECRIKVPANCTCVLDHVIRVSRHNLRPMIIVNCTHQQMTTLPSQLPNSTTTLIMRGNMISNLSEFITNESYSKLLNVYLDYNNISSINTLFVSSWLTTFRALSLKGNHLSEMPLFALENIFEKNRNVGKFLLSENPWRCDCEFTPLFKNFLVTYRSIIKDAGNVKCAAESGDKNSLVSIISLHRKNLCSEKMSHLSFMNFLSICFSILLFILLTDFARNYYMYKKYSKLPWIAKKLPF; from the exons ATGTTTGGACTTGACGGTTATGCAGGTATTTTCAAACG GCCGACACTTATTTTACATTCTTCAACAGCgatgattttattaaaaaacac ATTATTTTGGTGCTGTGTGGTTTTGTGTTTTACCGGTGGGAAAAGCCATGATGCCTGTTTACCTTTTGAACTGAAGAATTCATGCCACACGAAGGAAAACCAGTCTGCTATAGTATGCATGGGAGGATTGCCAGAACATTTTTACCAAACAAG tgattttataaaaatggcaTCTTTGCATTGTTGGCCCAACGAATCTTTCGATCCATATGACGTTctcccattttttccaaaaatcgagaaattcaCTTTATCCAGAAGTGAAACTACAACAATATTGAAGGATTTCCCCCCTTCATCAACACTAAAGGTAG GAAATCCTTATTCTTGCGGAGATAATTTCTCGTGGATAACATTCGAAAACAGTACATTTAATAAATTAGTAAAAGATGTCGATGAAATGATCTGCGGAACACATCGATTCAATGGGAAACCTCTAAAACGAGTAATGGAGATTGTGgag ACTCTGAAGAGTGAATGCCGTATAAAAGTACCAGCCAACTGCACGTGCGTTTTGGATCATGTAATTCGAGTTTCTAGACATAATTTGAGACCAATGATCATAGTCAACTGTACACATCAACAAATGACGACACTACCTAGTCAATTACCAAATTCTACTACAACTTTAATAATGCGTGGAAATATG atttctaaTCTTAGCGAATTTATTACGAATGAGAGCTATTCTAAACTTTTGAACGTGTATTTGGACTATAACAATATTTCATCCATAAATACACTGTTTGTGTCTTCTTGGTTGACCACCTTTCGTGCTCTCAGTTTGAAAGGAAATCATTTATCAGAG ATGCCTTTATTTGcgttagaaaatatttttgaaaagaatcgtAACGTTGGTAAATTCTTGTTGAGCGAGAATCCGTGGAGATGTGATTGCGAGTTTACTCCATTATTTAAA aattttttggtcacataCAGATCAATCATTAAAGATGCAGGGAATGTGAAATGCGCAGCTGAAAGTGGCGACAAAAATTCGTTGGTTTCG ATAATTTCTCTTCATCGTAAGAACCTCTGCAGTGAAAAAATGTCCCATTTATCGTTCATGAATTTCCTGAGCATATGTTTCAGTATTCTACTTTTCATATTGTTGACTGATTTCGCCCGTAATTATTACATGTATAAAAAATACAGTAAATTACCCTGGATTgctaaaaaattacctttttaa